One genomic region from Phoenix dactylifera cultivar Barhee BC4 unplaced genomic scaffold, palm_55x_up_171113_PBpolish2nd_filt_p 000599F, whole genome shotgun sequence encodes:
- the LOC120106664 gene encoding uncharacterized protein LOC120106664: MRALSKRWTWVFLFLVVYSLLLSSSWNLLLSIRSWYNSAAASASSRAAAGWKALYASVLYGGVFGLLSMGVALAVAVPATLVTWITILVLLAFAGKPRRALVADGRRITADIAGFALKILLREGNLVAVVGAVLSFVALLLRRRRGGAEDQGFCSIIASPESFRIFRLNHYIFFFIIYKIWIYSCTLSILC, encoded by the coding sequence ATGCGGGCGTTGAGCAAGCGGTGGACGtgggtcttcctcttcctcgtcgtctactccctcctcctctcctcctcctggaacctcctcctctccatccgcTCCTGGTACAACTCGGCggccgcctccgcctcctcccgCGCCGCCGCCGGCTGGAAGGCCCTCTACGCCTCCGTGCTCTACGGAGGGGTCTTCGGCCTGCTCTCCATGGGGGTGGCGCTGGCCGTGGCGGTGCCGGCCACGTTGGTCACCTGGATCACGATCCTCGTGCTGCTCGCCTTCGCCGGGAAGCCCCGACGGGCGCTCGTCGCCGACGGCCGTCGGATCACCGCCGACATTGCCGGTTTCGCGCTCAAGATCCTCCTCCGAGAGGGAAACCTCGTCGCCGTCGTCGGCGCCGTCCTCAGCTTCGTTGCCCTCCTCCTCCGACGGAGACGAGGCGGAGCTGAGGACCAAGGTTTTTGTTCTATCATTGCATCTCCAGAGTCTTTCAGAATATTTCGTCTAAatcattacattttttttttcataatctaTAAAATTTGGATTTATAGCTGTACCTTGTCTATTTTGTGTTAA